A genomic segment from Kyrpidia tusciae DSM 2912 encodes:
- a CDS encoding HD domain-containing protein, protein MSLDREAAWELLNEYTKNPNLIKHALAVEAAMRAYARKYGDDEEKWGIVGLLHDFDYDRWPSPEDHPTRGAEILRQRGYPEDVIHAILSHADYLGVPREHLMDKCLYACDELSGFITAVALVRPTKSIDDVDVPAVKKKLKDKAFARGVNREDVRRGAEELGVDLDEHIGFVIEALKGAARELGLEGAQASGTES, encoded by the coding sequence ATGTCACTCGATCGCGAGGCGGCATGGGAACTGTTAAACGAGTACACGAAAAACCCGAATCTCATCAAACACGCCCTGGCCGTAGAGGCGGCCATGAGGGCCTATGCCCGCAAGTATGGGGACGATGAGGAAAAATGGGGGATTGTGGGGCTATTGCACGACTTTGATTACGACCGCTGGCCATCTCCCGAGGACCATCCCACCCGAGGCGCCGAGATCCTTCGGCAGAGAGGCTACCCGGAGGATGTCATCCATGCAATTCTCAGCCACGCCGATTATCTCGGCGTGCCCCGGGAACACTTGATGGACAAGTGTCTTTACGCCTGTGATGAGCTGTCCGGGTTTATCACCGCCGTGGCTTTGGTCCGGCCGACGAAAAGTATTGACGATGTGGACGTTCCGGCCGTCAAGAAAAAACTGAAGGACAAAGCCTTTGCCCGGGGGGTCAACCGAGAAGATGTGCGCCGGGGTGCTGAGGAGCTCGGGGTGGATCTCGATGAGCATATCGGGTTTGTCATCGAGGCTCTAAAGGGTGCAGCCCGGGAACTGGGGCTGGAGGGCGCTCAGGCTTCCGGGACGGAAAGTTGA
- a CDS encoding peptidase MA family metallohydrolase codes for MKGLWLGGIILLLGPFQQVAVNLNNVQVPPAVAQVVQHIEDVAQQVDETWTTISNMLESGQATPDQINQQLDQLSQELNQLHQALVDQSLARQIGIHRLPPERAGSPQSVSGINIIPGDARVSRGALQAAADLVKNVSLPILKNELGQQPQKAQIVLFSTPRSYGNALARAGVDPNLIPQMVDHTGGVTVGSDIWVPLYPVQAESDLANVLTHELTHVTLNEMGIGDELPVWINEGIAWYDGTQAQAQLDPQKVIAQDEAMIQQLRAVARRGALLPLSAGEGQIIQAPYNVEWQDYLAVRQLLKDGGMEKFRSFLQNAAAKGVDQSFRDHYQIDLAQYENQVESALVAALQG; via the coding sequence TTGAAAGGACTGTGGCTAGGGGGAATCATCCTGTTATTGGGTCCATTTCAACAGGTGGCGGTGAACCTGAACAATGTCCAGGTTCCTCCGGCGGTCGCCCAGGTCGTTCAGCACATTGAAGACGTTGCACAGCAGGTCGATGAGACATGGACTACCATCTCCAATATGCTGGAAAGCGGCCAGGCCACTCCCGATCAGATCAATCAACAGCTCGACCAACTCTCCCAGGAACTCAACCAGCTGCACCAGGCATTGGTCGACCAGTCGTTGGCCAGGCAGATCGGTATCCACCGATTGCCGCCCGAGCGGGCAGGATCCCCGCAATCTGTATCGGGAATCAATATTATTCCCGGGGATGCCCGGGTCTCCCGGGGAGCGTTGCAAGCTGCGGCAGATCTCGTGAAAAACGTCTCTCTGCCGATCCTGAAAAACGAATTGGGTCAACAACCCCAGAAGGCGCAGATCGTACTGTTTTCCACCCCGCGCAGTTATGGGAACGCCCTGGCCCGGGCCGGAGTCGACCCGAACTTGATTCCCCAGATGGTGGACCACACGGGAGGCGTCACCGTGGGGAGCGACATCTGGGTGCCCCTTTACCCCGTTCAGGCGGAATCGGATCTCGCCAACGTCCTCACCCACGAGTTGACCCACGTCACCCTCAACGAGATGGGCATTGGCGATGAGCTTCCGGTGTGGATCAATGAGGGCATCGCCTGGTATGATGGGACCCAGGCCCAGGCCCAACTCGATCCGCAAAAGGTGATCGCTCAGGATGAGGCAATGATCCAGCAACTCCGGGCTGTGGCTCGCCGCGGGGCACTGCTGCCCCTCTCGGCCGGGGAAGGACAGATCATCCAGGCTCCCTATAATGTGGAGTGGCAAGACTATCTGGCGGTGCGCCAGCTGCTCAAAGACGGAGGAATGGAGAAGTTCCGGTCGTTCCTGCAGAACGCTGCCGCTAAAGGTGTGGACCAGAGCTTCCGGGATCATTACCAGATAGACCTCGCACAGTACGAAAACCAAGTGGAATCCGCGTTGGTGGCCGCTTTGCAGGGATAG
- a CDS encoding type II toxin-antitoxin system RelE family toxin: MTSGYELLFAKEASKVIRKLDKVTAKRILQAIESLSVNPCHHPKTKLMKGYEGQFYRLKVGNWRIIYEVIEHQLLIVIIRIGPRGDVYKKPLNKTVVAVHSWPGTWAIAVRLAN, translated from the coding sequence GTGACCTCGGGTTATGAATTGTTGTTCGCGAAAGAGGCCAGTAAGGTTATTAGAAAGTTGGATAAAGTCACGGCAAAACGAATCCTACAAGCGATCGAATCATTAAGCGTGAACCCCTGTCATCATCCCAAGACCAAGTTGATGAAGGGATATGAAGGACAATTCTATCGTTTGAAGGTTGGCAATTGGAGAATTATATATGAAGTTATAGAACATCAATTACTAATTGTTATCATTAGGATAGGGCCACGCGGAGATGTGTATAAAAAACCCCTAAATAAAACCGTGGTAGCTGTACATTCCTGGCCTGGTACATGGGCCATTGCGGTAAGATTGGCGAACTGA
- a CDS encoding sensor histidine kinase, which yields MLDRIDEPIVIREGGAEFRWTFRGWSEPGTDEIYIDPMRMEQALANLLLNAKKYTPRDGRIEVIVRKALDGTTGDPALLVEVQDSGPGIAEGDLPFVFERFYRSGEARKTSPAGMGLGLAICKEIVEQHGGRVQVSSRLGLGSTFTIALPLRAGLTKAGMTR from the coding sequence GTGTTGGACCGAATCGATGAACCGATCGTCATTCGAGAGGGTGGAGCGGAGTTTCGGTGGACATTCCGGGGTTGGAGCGAACCCGGGACCGACGAGATATATATAGACCCGATGCGCATGGAGCAAGCTCTGGCCAACCTGTTGTTGAACGCCAAAAAATACACCCCCCGTGACGGCCGCATCGAGGTTATCGTGAGGAAAGCCCTGGATGGCACCACCGGAGATCCCGCTCTGCTGGTGGAAGTTCAAGACAGCGGGCCGGGCATCGCCGAGGGGGATTTGCCCTTTGTTTTCGAGCGATTCTACCGGAGTGGGGAAGCGCGCAAAACCTCCCCCGCGGGGATGGGGCTCGGGCTGGCCATCTGCAAAGAGATCGTGGAGCAACACGGGGGGCGGGTTCAGGTGTCGAGCCGGCTCGGGCTGGGAAGTACCTTCACGATCGCCTTGCCGCTCCGCGCCGGCCTCACAAAGGCGGGGATGACTAGGTGA
- a CDS encoding low molecular weight protein-tyrosine-phosphatase, whose product MIRVLFVCLGNICRSPMAEAVFRRQVEEEGLSGCISVDSAGLGTWNVGDPPHPGTRRVLEAHGIPWEGHRARKVSRSDLSQFNYIVAMDEDNLAGLRRLDPAGEYLHKVSLLLDWAPEAEVREVPDPFFTGTFDYVYRLVEAGCRGLLEHIQTVRRCDPGPGDLAPE is encoded by the coding sequence TTGATCCGGGTTTTATTCGTGTGTCTTGGGAACATCTGTCGCTCGCCGATGGCCGAAGCCGTTTTCCGCCGGCAGGTCGAGGAAGAAGGTTTGTCCGGGTGCATCTCCGTAGATTCGGCCGGGCTGGGCACCTGGAACGTCGGGGATCCACCCCACCCCGGTACCCGCCGGGTCCTGGAGGCCCATGGCATCCCTTGGGAAGGACACCGGGCCCGGAAGGTGTCCCGGTCCGACCTGAGCCAGTTCAATTATATCGTGGCCATGGATGAGGATAACCTCGCAGGATTGAGGCGGCTTGATCCCGCCGGTGAGTACCTCCACAAGGTGTCACTGCTCCTCGACTGGGCACCGGAAGCGGAGGTGCGGGAAGTCCCGGATCCCTTTTTTACCGGGACGTTCGATTATGTCTACCGGTTGGTGGAGGCCGGGTGCCGGGGATTATTGGAACACATCCAAACGGTGCGCCGATGTGACCCTGGCCCCGGGGATCTCGCACCGGAATGA
- a CDS encoding DUF1054 domain-containing protein: MVFNGFEAEDFAVFSIPEFEARMEAIRSRVRPKLTALADELAPRLSRETGAPFYPHVAAHARRKVNPPDETWMALSRSPRGYKRYAHFEVGIGAEEVFVRLVIKPEADDKPGAARWLREHGEEAAAILPSSYLWALHRDGASDRPWPRLDGGALQELGVALEKKAAGLTVGRRFGQQDPVLAERQSFLTLAERVLLELFPLYEAVIPGAEPSGEPSSQAGAAR; encoded by the coding sequence ATGGTGTTCAATGGCTTTGAAGCGGAAGATTTTGCCGTCTTTTCGATCCCGGAGTTCGAGGCGCGGATGGAGGCGATCCGTTCCCGGGTGCGGCCGAAGTTGACCGCACTGGCTGACGAGTTGGCCCCCCGGCTGTCCCGGGAGACGGGAGCCCCTTTTTACCCCCACGTCGCGGCCCATGCCCGGCGAAAGGTAAACCCGCCCGACGAGACGTGGATGGCTCTCTCCCGTTCGCCCCGGGGCTATAAGCGTTATGCACATTTTGAAGTGGGAATCGGGGCTGAAGAGGTGTTTGTGCGGCTGGTGATCAAACCTGAAGCTGATGACAAGCCGGGGGCCGCCCGGTGGCTGCGGGAGCACGGGGAGGAGGCTGCCGCGATCCTGCCTTCTTCTTATCTGTGGGCGCTGCACCGGGACGGGGCTTCGGATCGGCCCTGGCCTCGGCTCGACGGAGGTGCCCTCCAAGAGCTCGGTGTGGCCTTGGAGAAAAAAGCAGCTGGCCTGACGGTGGGCCGTCGGTTTGGGCAACAGGACCCCGTCTTGGCGGAACGACAATCCTTTCTTACCCTCGCTGAAAGGGTGTTGTTGGAACTATTTCCACTTTATGAAGCCGTGATTCCTGGCGCAGAGCCCTCCGGGGAACCATCATCCCAGGCGGGGGCGGCCCGATAG
- the bioB gene encoding biotin synthase BioB, with amino-acid sequence MLTRGEANVAVTPLRGLWDWAGLAQEVLSGRAVTREEALAILLAPDEDVPALLDGAFRLRRQYFGKKVKLNMILNAKSGLCPEDCGYCSQSAISTADVAKYPLLSKETILEGAREAVRRKAGTYCIVTSGRRPAPSEVERIVEAVREIRATTDLKICCCLGFLTPEQAQQLADAGVHRYNHNLNTSANQYQSICSTHTYGDRVETVETAKSAGISPCSGCIVGMGESPEDVVDVAFSLKDLDVDSIPINFLNPIPGTPLEGRKELNPRYCLKVLAMFRYVHPAKEIRIAGGREVNLGTLQPLGLYAANSIFVGDYLTTEGQLPEADWKMIEDLGFEIETCAL; translated from the coding sequence ATGTTGACTCGGGGAGAGGCGAATGTTGCGGTGACACCTTTGAGAGGACTGTGGGATTGGGCGGGCCTGGCCCAGGAGGTGCTGAGCGGGCGAGCCGTGACCCGGGAGGAGGCCCTGGCTATTCTGCTCGCGCCGGATGAAGACGTGCCCGCCCTTTTAGACGGGGCGTTTCGGCTTAGGCGGCAGTATTTTGGGAAGAAAGTAAAGTTGAACATGATCCTCAATGCGAAAAGCGGCCTTTGTCCCGAAGATTGCGGGTACTGCTCCCAGTCCGCCATTTCCACGGCGGACGTGGCCAAATACCCCCTCCTTTCAAAAGAGACGATCCTGGAAGGAGCCCGGGAGGCGGTGCGGCGAAAAGCCGGCACCTATTGCATCGTCACCAGCGGCAGACGGCCGGCCCCCTCGGAGGTGGAGCGAATCGTCGAAGCGGTTCGAGAGATTCGGGCCACCACCGATCTAAAAATCTGCTGTTGCCTCGGATTTCTCACCCCGGAACAAGCCCAGCAACTCGCTGACGCCGGGGTGCACCGCTATAATCACAATCTCAACACCAGTGCAAACCAGTACCAATCAATTTGTTCAACGCACACCTACGGCGACCGGGTGGAGACGGTGGAGACGGCAAAATCCGCCGGCATCTCCCCCTGTTCGGGCTGTATCGTCGGCATGGGAGAATCCCCCGAGGACGTGGTGGACGTGGCCTTCTCCCTCAAAGATTTGGACGTGGACTCCATTCCGATTAATTTTCTCAACCCCATTCCGGGAACGCCCCTGGAAGGCCGAAAGGAACTGAATCCCCGGTACTGCCTGAAGGTACTGGCCATGTTCCGTTACGTCCACCCGGCAAAAGAGATCCGCATCGCCGGCGGCCGGGAAGTGAACCTGGGGACGCTGCAGCCTCTGGGACTCTATGCCGCCAATTCGATTTTTGTCGGCGACTACCTGACAACGGAAGGGCAGTTGCCCGAGGCGGATTGGAAGATGATCGAAGATCTCGGTTTTGAGATTGAGACCTGTGCCCTGTAA
- a CDS encoding D-2-hydroxyacid dehydrogenase, with amino-acid sequence MGPGGTESSTHRRLNVVSTVPLKTKHGERVKQVFPGVEIRTVQGLEEMGNDLAEIEVLITYGMDLDDRRVEEMKSLRWIQVFSAGVDRMPLATLDRRGIVVTNARGVHGPQMAEHALGIMLMHSRRLLEFARLQRERVWDRRIRVDELGGKVLGVLGTGAIAQDLATRSRALGLTVWGHNRSGRAVDGFDRVFSGKDGLDQLLAGADYLVVLVPFTPQTRGMIGEAELRRMKSTAFLINMARGGIVDELALLQALTEGWIAGAALDVFEQEPLPPDHPFWGLENCLLTPHVSGVSPYYNDRALEIFLRNLKVYLSGAGEWVNRVDSRKGY; translated from the coding sequence ATGGGGCCAGGCGGAACGGAATCGAGCACTCACAGGCGACTCAACGTGGTGAGCACTGTGCCGTTAAAAACCAAGCATGGCGAGCGGGTGAAACAGGTTTTTCCCGGGGTGGAAATCCGGACAGTGCAGGGCTTGGAAGAGATGGGGAATGATCTGGCCGAGATCGAAGTCCTGATTACGTACGGGATGGATTTGGACGATCGTCGGGTGGAGGAGATGAAGAGCCTACGGTGGATCCAGGTGTTTTCCGCCGGGGTGGATCGGATGCCCTTGGCGACCCTGGATCGGCGGGGGATCGTGGTGACCAATGCCCGGGGGGTTCACGGCCCTCAAATGGCCGAGCACGCCCTGGGCATCATGCTCATGCACAGCCGCCGACTCCTGGAGTTCGCCCGCCTTCAGAGGGAGCGGGTCTGGGATCGCAGGATCCGCGTGGACGAGCTGGGAGGGAAGGTTCTCGGGGTGCTGGGGACCGGAGCGATTGCCCAAGATTTGGCGACGCGATCCCGGGCCTTGGGGTTGACGGTATGGGGCCATAACCGGAGCGGACGGGCGGTGGATGGTTTCGATCGTGTATTTTCCGGAAAAGATGGATTGGATCAACTTTTGGCCGGGGCGGATTATCTCGTGGTGCTCGTCCCTTTTACACCCCAAACCCGGGGCATGATCGGGGAGGCGGAGCTGAGGCGCATGAAATCGACGGCGTTCTTGATCAACATGGCCCGGGGTGGCATCGTGGACGAGTTGGCCCTTCTTCAGGCCTTGACCGAAGGGTGGATTGCCGGGGCAGCCCTGGATGTGTTTGAACAGGAACCACTTCCTCCGGACCACCCCTTTTGGGGATTGGAGAATTGCCTGCTCACCCCTCACGTTTCGGGCGTTTCACCTTATTACAACGACCGGGCACTCGAGATTTTTTTAAGGAACCTCAAGGTTTACTTATCGGGCGCCGGGGAGTGGGTCAACCGGGTGGATTCCCGCAAAGGGTACTGA
- a CDS encoding heavy metal translocating P-type ATPase produces MEKGKAKLRITGMHCAACATRIERVVKRQEGVLDVNVNLALERATVTYIPGAVDLEELIDRVEKLGYGAHLDQPTKDSAGDRRRQWEMFVFSLILSLPFLWVMAHMAGFPYIPRAFLNPRVQWVLATEIQFVAGWAFYVGAWKSLRSGSANMDVLVALGTSAAYGYSVWMILRGSGHLYFETGALIITLVRLGKILEAHAKTRTADALAELVSLQVKLAHLWTRQGERDVPVQQLQVGDVVVVRPGEQIPADGRVVAGESDVDESMMTGEMLPVVKRAGDLVYGATLNQQGTLRIQVQRVGADSALGRIIGLIEEAQASKAPVQRLADSICNVFVPVVIAISAGTFGVWFFAGGGTTSALPTALMNAVAVLLIACPCPFGLATPTAVMVGTGRAAQMGIFFKGGEALEQLHRVQVMLLDKTGTLTRGRPAVTDVRVIRPGPLRSRNDLIRLAASAEGPSEHPLGRILAEGATGLGPLPEPEGFVSSGGGGVRAIVEGRTVVIGSGRFLEECGVEGVVPPEKDLWESEGKTVIQVGVDGRLAGLIAVSDVLLEESRRAVKALQAMGIELVMVTGDNRHTAEVVSRQVGIRHVLAELSPEDKVRVIRKYQKRGRKVAMVGDGINDAPALAAADVGIAVGTGADVALDAADVALIGTGLEGVVRAVRLSRATLRNIRQSLFWALGYNIIGIPAAAAGWLSPLIAGASMAFSSVMVVLGALRLKRVRI; encoded by the coding sequence ATGGAAAAGGGGAAAGCGAAGCTGCGGATCACGGGCATGCACTGTGCCGCCTGCGCCACCCGGATTGAGCGGGTGGTGAAACGGCAGGAAGGGGTTCTCGATGTGAACGTCAATCTCGCCTTGGAGCGGGCCACGGTGACGTACATCCCCGGGGCTGTGGATTTGGAAGAGCTCATCGATCGTGTAGAAAAATTGGGATACGGCGCCCACCTTGATCAACCGACGAAAGACTCGGCCGGGGATCGGCGCCGTCAATGGGAAATGTTTGTCTTTTCCCTTATTTTATCTCTGCCGTTTTTGTGGGTGATGGCCCATATGGCCGGTTTTCCGTATATCCCGAGGGCGTTTCTCAATCCCCGGGTGCAATGGGTTTTGGCCACCGAGATTCAATTCGTCGCCGGTTGGGCCTTTTACGTGGGAGCGTGGAAATCCCTTCGCAGCGGTTCGGCCAACATGGACGTCCTGGTGGCCTTGGGCACTTCGGCAGCTTATGGTTACAGCGTGTGGATGATCCTCCGGGGGTCGGGACATTTGTATTTTGAAACTGGAGCTTTGATTATTACACTGGTCCGGCTTGGCAAAATTCTCGAAGCTCACGCAAAAACCCGGACTGCCGACGCCCTGGCCGAGCTCGTTTCCCTCCAGGTCAAATTGGCCCACCTGTGGACCCGCCAGGGGGAGCGTGACGTTCCGGTCCAGCAACTCCAGGTGGGGGACGTGGTGGTGGTCAGACCCGGGGAACAAATCCCGGCGGACGGTCGGGTGGTGGCCGGAGAATCGGATGTGGATGAATCGATGATGACCGGAGAAATGCTCCCCGTCGTCAAGAGGGCGGGGGATCTGGTGTACGGGGCCACGCTCAATCAACAGGGGACCCTCCGGATCCAGGTGCAGCGGGTCGGTGCAGACTCTGCCTTGGGGCGGATCATCGGGCTCATTGAAGAGGCCCAGGCGTCGAAAGCCCCGGTCCAACGGTTGGCGGATTCGATTTGCAATGTGTTTGTTCCGGTGGTGATCGCCATCTCCGCCGGGACGTTCGGCGTGTGGTTTTTTGCGGGCGGCGGCACGACAAGCGCACTCCCCACCGCCCTCATGAACGCCGTGGCCGTTCTTCTGATCGCTTGCCCGTGCCCTTTCGGCTTGGCGACCCCCACCGCGGTGATGGTGGGAACCGGGCGGGCGGCGCAGATGGGAATCTTTTTTAAGGGCGGGGAGGCGCTGGAGCAGTTGCACCGGGTTCAGGTGATGCTGCTGGACAAAACCGGGACTCTTACCCGGGGGCGACCTGCGGTGACCGATGTGCGGGTGATTCGACCGGGCCCCCTTCGCTCGCGGAATGACCTCATTCGCCTCGCTGCTTCGGCCGAAGGGCCTTCGGAACATCCCCTTGGGCGAATCCTGGCAGAAGGGGCTACTGGATTGGGGCCACTCCCGGAGCCTGAGGGTTTTGTGTCCTCAGGAGGTGGGGGAGTGCGGGCCATCGTGGAAGGGCGGACGGTGGTGATCGGCAGCGGCCGGTTCCTGGAGGAATGCGGTGTGGAAGGAGTTGTCCCCCCTGAGAAAGATCTCTGGGAGTCAGAAGGCAAGACGGTGATCCAGGTGGGGGTGGATGGCCGATTGGCCGGTTTGATCGCCGTTTCCGATGTTCTATTGGAGGAGTCCCGTCGGGCGGTGAAAGCGCTGCAAGCAATGGGGATCGAGTTGGTCATGGTCACCGGGGACAACCGGCATACCGCCGAGGTCGTCTCCCGGCAGGTCGGGATTCGCCACGTTCTGGCCGAACTCTCTCCCGAGGATAAGGTCCGGGTGATCCGGAAGTATCAAAAAAGAGGTCGGAAAGTGGCCATGGTGGGGGATGGCATCAACGACGCGCCGGCCCTGGCGGCGGCCGATGTGGGCATCGCCGTGGGGACGGGAGCGGACGTGGCCCTGGACGCCGCCGACGTAGCCCTCATTGGAACCGGTTTGGAGGGAGTGGTTCGCGCCGTCCGCCTCTCCCGGGCGACCTTGCGCAACATTCGCCAAAGCCTGTTCTGGGCCCTGGGGTACAACATCATCGGCATCCCCGCTGCGGCTGCGGGTTGGTTGAGCCCCCTCATCGCCGGAGCCTCCATGGCTTTCAGTTCCGTGATGGTGGTGCTGGGTGCCCTGCGCCTCAAAAGGGTGCGAATTTGA
- a CDS encoding SCO family protein has protein sequence MKGSISKRPKVRRAALWWAAGSVAVTVLAGCGATASPDSGTAAQGQGGVIQNTSQAQDLRQANWHIQPYQATDQDGKPFNTDQMKGKIWLADVIYTNCPTMCPVMTPNMAQVQKKLKEAGTSAEIVSFSCDPDTDKPEVLKKYAERYNADLKTWHFVTSPGFDITKDFVFKSFHSALTKNPPEVSGGITMYNHTTQFFLINRNGQIVKMYDGLKPPIDQIVQDVKALE, from the coding sequence GTGAAAGGATCGATTTCAAAACGTCCGAAGGTTCGTCGTGCGGCCCTGTGGTGGGCCGCCGGTTCCGTGGCCGTCACCGTCCTCGCGGGGTGTGGCGCCACCGCAAGCCCCGACAGCGGCACGGCCGCCCAGGGGCAGGGTGGAGTCATTCAAAACACTTCCCAGGCCCAGGACCTGCGTCAAGCCAACTGGCACATTCAACCATACCAAGCGACCGATCAGGACGGAAAACCGTTTAACACCGATCAGATGAAAGGAAAAATATGGCTGGCGGACGTCATTTACACCAACTGTCCCACCATGTGTCCGGTGATGACGCCGAACATGGCCCAGGTGCAGAAAAAGTTAAAAGAGGCCGGGACCTCGGCGGAAATTGTATCCTTTAGCTGCGACCCCGACACGGACAAACCCGAGGTCTTGAAGAAATACGCCGAACGCTACAACGCCGATTTAAAGACGTGGCATTTTGTCACCAGCCCGGGGTTTGATATCACCAAGGATTTCGTGTTCAAAAGCTTTCATTCAGCTTTGACGAAAAATCCCCCGGAGGTATCCGGAGGCATCACCATGTACAACCATACGACCCAATTTTTCCTAATTAATCGCAACGGCCAAATCGTCAAGATGTACGACGGCTTGAAACCACCTATCGACCAGATCGTCCAGGATGTCAAAGCCCTTGAATGA
- a CDS encoding glycosyltransferase family 2 protein → MRGPTVPPHEEMRRALEEKDWIKVERLGFKALRADPADTKAWEILGEALLRQGYGTSARKAFRRAYLFQPQKQLARWNGPAEEGDPILNNGRSHPLVEQLLAWPRVPTVAAVIVAKNESRCIGRCLESLKGAVDEILVVDTGSTDDTAALAETFPGVRVLFYAWKDDFAAARNFGLDHIAADWVLWIDADEWVHPDDKPLIREAAAMLDAVTPTPVLHPMIVNRLGSTTSIAMNVPRLFPRRGDLRFHGRIHEQIAPVKGNRYTDLRTRDYLVMIRILHDGYDPAHTDIRAKLQRNIRLLNQMVQEEPADPTWLMYLGREVLSAGDVKKGTSLLLAAEERAKTTPGFGALLEIQRLLVQAYLFESAYDEAERVAERMQETDPQFPDSHYYLAHIRVEKAKRLLQAAEEDLRRLRAQGDDYAGLVNVDADIHAWKADLLQANLCGLTGRIAEAKARYTDLYGHCPGYDEAIAQQIALIDQQARQIIQNPQQDR, encoded by the coding sequence ATGCGGGGGCCGACGGTTCCGCCTCATGAGGAAATGCGCCGGGCGCTGGAGGAGAAAGACTGGATCAAAGTCGAGCGACTCGGATTCAAGGCACTCCGGGCTGACCCGGCGGATACGAAGGCATGGGAGATCCTGGGGGAAGCCCTGTTGCGCCAAGGATACGGCACCTCCGCACGGAAGGCGTTTCGCAGGGCTTACTTGTTTCAGCCGCAGAAACAACTGGCCCGCTGGAATGGTCCGGCGGAAGAAGGAGACCCGATCTTGAATAACGGTCGCAGCCACCCTCTCGTGGAGCAACTGTTGGCGTGGCCGCGGGTTCCGACGGTAGCGGCGGTCATTGTGGCGAAGAATGAGTCCCGGTGCATTGGCCGCTGTCTGGAAAGTTTGAAGGGAGCGGTGGACGAAATCCTGGTGGTGGACACGGGTTCCACCGATGACACGGCCGCCTTGGCCGAGACGTTTCCGGGTGTGCGGGTCCTGTTCTATGCGTGGAAGGATGATTTTGCCGCAGCGCGGAATTTTGGCCTGGACCACATCGCTGCCGATTGGGTGCTTTGGATCGATGCCGACGAATGGGTGCACCCCGATGATAAACCATTGATCCGGGAAGCCGCTGCTATGCTGGATGCCGTTACCCCAACCCCGGTTCTTCATCCGATGATTGTCAACCGCCTGGGCTCCACGACTTCCATTGCCATGAACGTTCCCCGCCTGTTCCCCCGGCGAGGGGATCTTCGCTTTCACGGACGGATCCACGAACAGATCGCCCCTGTGAAAGGCAACCGCTACACAGACTTGAGAACCCGGGACTACCTGGTGATGATTCGAATCCTGCACGACGGCTACGATCCGGCACACACAGATATTCGCGCCAAACTGCAGAGGAATATTCGCCTCTTGAACCAAATGGTGCAAGAAGAACCCGCAGACCCGACCTGGTTGATGTACCTGGGGCGGGAAGTCCTTTCCGCCGGCGACGTCAAAAAGGGGACGAGCCTTCTCCTGGCTGCGGAGGAACGGGCCAAGACCACGCCGGGATTCGGGGCGCTTCTGGAGATCCAGAGGCTGTTGGTTCAGGCGTATCTGTTTGAGTCCGCCTACGACGAAGCGGAGCGGGTGGCCGAGCGGATGCAGGAAACAGACCCCCAGTTTCCGGATTCGCACTACTATTTGGCCCATATTCGGGTGGAAAAGGCCAAGCGGCTTCTCCAAGCTGCCGAAGAGGATCTGCGCCGCCTTCGGGCTCAAGGGGACGACTACGCCGGGTTGGTCAACGTAGATGCGGATATTCACGCCTGGAAGGCCGATCTCCTCCAGGCGAACCTATGCGGGCTGACCGGGCGCATCGCCGAGGCTAAGGCCCGGTATACGGATTTGTACGGCCATTGCCCGGGTTACGATGAAGCCATTGCCCAGCAGATTGCCCTCATTGACCAGCAGGCCCGACAGATCATACAGAATCCCCAACAGGATCGGTGA